CTGCCCGCCAGTTGCTGACCACCCACGCCACCAGTTTGGCCTTGGGTGGGATGCTGAAGGGCTGTGGCTGgcggaggagctgcagctccccgtAGGGGCTGAAGATGTCTGAGTCCCTCCGGTAGGACATGGTCAGGTTGAAGATGTTGTTCATGGCGCCCAAGTTGGCTGAGTGACTGGGGGACTCCAGGTTGAACCAGATCCAGCGCTGGGAAGGGATTCTGGTGGCCCGGACCAGTTGCTTTGTGTTCCAAGACACATCCCTGTGATGCACAATCACAGCATTGGCCTTATGGTACCAGCTGCGATTGACAGTAAAGTGGCAGTCTGGAGTGCTGTAGAACTCCAAGCAACTTCTGAAATTAAAGCGCTGCCCAAAGGGCCAGGTCCACAGCAAAATTGTCAGCTTATGCATTCTCCCTGGTGGGGTACTGGTATTTTCAGCAGGGGCTATTTCTGTAGAAAGATGGGAACTATCATGCTGTGGCTCCGGAGTCCCAAACTGAcgaaaagaaataaagagacagaagctAAATATGAAGCTGGAGAGCATGAAAGTGAGGAGTTTCTTGCAGGAGGTCTTCTTCCCTTCCATCAGCTCCATAAGTGAATCTGCAGACACCACAGACAGGGAAATGACTCATGACTGCACACTGACCACTGCAGAGAAGCGGGTCTGGGTATACAAGGTACTCAAAGTACGCACGGAGGTTCGAGGGACATTGGGAAGAACTCCCGGCCACCGGCCTCCTCCCTGTCTGCAAAAGGAAACGTCACCTCCTAAGGAGCTCCATACACAAGATACTTATAACACACACTCAGCCACAGGGCACAGTAGCTCATCCAAAGACCCAGACTTTGTTCCATCATCTCCCACTGCCTTTTTTTATCAGCCCTTTTTGCTATCTGGTTTTGAGAAAAGCCAACACTCATTTTCCCCATAGAAATGCTGCAAACAGCCAGTTCGGAGTTCCTCACAACCATAAAATAACATGTTCAGTTATTTGGAGATCTAAGCAAACAGCGAATGGATGTaatatgaaaacagagaaagaaacaatgTCTGCCTGCGCTCAGAGGTGAGAACAGAAGCTTGCAGACTCTCTTCCTGCTGAGCTGGCTGCCTTCATCCCACAACCTCAAGCAAGATTCCTCATAAAATAGCTATcgaaaaagaaagaactgttgCAACCCACCTTGAGGTTTAGTTCCAATGAGAAAGCACACTGTGGAGGGCAGCACCGAAGCGGAcgagaaaaaaaggaaaagtagagaagggaggagagcacAGATACGGGGAGGGATTGGTGGTGTATTCCAGGTGTTCTTCCTTGTCCAAAGCCATGCGTGCCAATCACAATAAACATGTCATCTGATAGGAAAGGCTGTAATACAGGCAGTAAAGATTCCTCTTTGACAAATTGAGTCAACTAAAAGGAGCCATTGGCTCACCTTGACATTGCGTTTGTGATTACTGAGAGCATAGCTGCATACATACCGGTTGCCTCCCTTTGCCAGTCTCAACCCACAGGATTTGTTTGTGAcatgctttcttctcctcttcactTTGCTCTGTTCAAGAAGGACAGGCAAAGCAggcagggagtggaggtgtaGGCACAAGGTCCAAGAGCTCCCCATCCGGCTGATGGAGTTAACAGCACAGCTCTCTCCATCCAAGTCTCCTAGGTGCCTTTTCAAGACCTTGGGCTATAATGTGACATGGAACTGGTAACTTCAGAGACCACCTTGAGTTTCAGAGTAGATGAAAGCTTCAGCAAGTAGATGAGAGCTTGAGCTGGGTAACCTCACCTTTGTCCATGCCTGCAGACCTTGCTTTGGAGCTTCTCCAGCCCAGGTGAATAGGCACTGTACATCACGGTCTGTGGGCATAGCAAGGCTGTTTGTTTGCTATGACCAGAGCGAATTGATTTTGCATTGAGCTTGGCTGCACTTGGCTACAACAAACAAAGCCATTATGTGTTATTATCAGGCTTGAATATATTTGACTACATATGGATTGTTGGCATGGAATTAAAATTCACAGGAGTTTCAGCATAGGTTTGAGTGCTTTGGGGTTGGCAGGAGGATTGCAAATGGGCAATAGCATGTGGAAGAATTTACAtttccagctgctctgccaggaGGTACGTGTTTCCTGGGACAGAACTGGAGGTCCCCTGAAGTGTGTCCAGCTACCTCCTGCAAACTTGGTAGCACTCCAGCACAGGTGAGAGTGAAAAATATACCAGGGCATGAGGGATGGGTGCCGTAAATCATGGATTGCTTACCCAGGGTAACATGGGCAACTGAAGGTTTCAGAACTCCTCACCTGGGCCAGAAAAGAGGCAACAGCCATTTAACTGCTCTGCCTAGAAGCTCCACACATATGATGCCATGACATCTTGCCCTTTCCCCACTGCACAGGCTACATCTATACTAGTACAGTACTGGGGCAGAGGCCCTGGAGTTAGTTCATCTAGATGCTCAAACAGCTGGAATGGTTGCTGGCTGGGCTCTGACCTGAGCCAGCTAATGCTATGCCAAACAAGACCCAGGTGTAGTTTAGGAGTTACCACAGGCAGGCAACCATTCCCTATGGATAGCTGGCATGTGGCCACCCTGTTTTGGTGGCTAAGAGATTTCTATAGGATAAACATGGCCCAGTAATGCTGGTTAGCCTCAGGGTCAGAGAACAGACTCCAGCACTGTTATTCTCCAAGGGCAGGCATAGTTCTGAAGTCCAGGCACTACTTGGCTTCTTGCTGTGCCCCAGCTTTGCAATCAGAGGTACAAATGAAGTCCCCTGTGTGACCAGATGTGCCTAGCATGAATACCAGAGCAACCCCTGGATGCAGTTTTACTCACAGCCTCTGGATGCTGGATGCAATTTTACCTGAGCCTGTGGGAGAGAAAGGGGATTTGGATTTCTCAGCACCATGGGCAGCCCAAGAGCTGAAGGATCCTGTAGAGCTAGATGGGAGACTTCAGGCAGGTGGGCTGCCAAGACTTTTGCACACCTGAAAAAGAGAGCCACAAGGAACTTAAGCTCAGGAAGGAGTAATTAATgtcaatttaaatatataagCAATGCTGGGGaagccacagaaaaaaagtcacgGAGCTGTGAATTGAGAATTGTTCCAAGTGGCACACATGATGTGAGGTGACAGATTGCTTACTCCAGAAACTGGTGTGAGATTGTTGCATGAACAGAACAAAGAAGCTGTTTAGGTAATGGTCTTGGCAGGACCAAACACAGTTGACAAGAATATTTATTGCTATAAGATGAATAGTCTCAGTAATCTCTACATCTGAAGACAAATAATGTTGTGTTTTGGAGCAGCTTCCTGGTTGCTGCCTTTGCTGACCCAGTGAGCAAGCGGTTGCAGAGCTGCGGGTGCTCAGTACTTGCTCAGATGAGCGCAGGAAAACACATGAACTGACTTACCCGTGCCAGAAGGCAAATGTGGCGTTCACCCAGGAATGCTGGTAGCTGAATACTTGAGCTCATTTACCTTCAAAGAAGTCATCAAGAGCAGCTAATCCACAAAAGATACTTGATGGATTTGCAAGCACACTAGATTTTTCTGTACTCATAAATAAATGGACCAGAGATTATTTTTCATCCCTGAGGCCAAGTGATCTAGCATGACTCCCTTCTATGCTACTTCATCCCAGGTTGCTGCAGCCACagaccctgctgcagcctgtttCCTAGGAACAGTCTCCCAGGCTATCCTTGGACCATGCCCAAATATTATTTGAAGAGTGCTAGTTGGCATGGGCCAAAATTGTGCCAAGGAATGTACAATATGAACGATAACAGGACAGTGTTTAGATCTGTGTCTTGGCTCAATTTAGTTCCCTATCACACAGAATCTGAGGATTAGCCCTCACTCAGGGCTGCAGCTAAGGGTTGAATTTTTGGAGGCATTTCTCTAAACTCTTGCCCCAAGAACTGGTCCAAGTAGAGACTTCTGCCAGGACAGGACATCTGCCTTGCAGCCCCATTAAAAATATGCCTTGGCTAGAACAAGATATTTAGAATCTCctgtttacattaaaattaaCTGGAAAGTGAACTCCATGTACCTTCACTCTCTTTGAAAAGCTTCTACAGACTCTACAAGGGAATGCCACTATGTTTTCCTGCTCCAGGTAGTTTGGGACAGACTACAAAGCATAACAGCAGGGCAAAGTAGCGGGAGGAATGGAGCATTCCTCTGGGAATACTCACCAGGGAGCTCTGCCCAGGGCACTATGTGTTGCTGTATCCAGCTGCTCCCTATTCATCTCTTGCAGAACATTTCATTGAGGCTTTCCAGGAACAGAGATGTTTCAGGAGTTGATCATCAACTGGTGAATACCACTATGGCCCTGGTGGCTGTCTCAAACGTGCAGCCAAGCCTTGGCTAGCAGCATGGGTAGGTCCTGTCCAAACATGATGACTGCATATGCTCCCCTCCATCACCCTCAGCCCTTTTGCCTGTGCAGACGTAAGAGAAGCTTCATTCAATAAAGGCTCTGACCCCGCTGAATTTTTCACTCAGTGTTTACAGTATGAGGGAGGAGGACTGGGGAGATGTGAGGCATCCAATCCCAAATATGCAATAAGTCCAAGGATGTTGAGGCTGTTCGTACCTCATCATGTAACCTCACGCCCTAGTTGTGATCCAGCAATGGGTTTCTGAACTTCTAGGCTAGACGCAGCTCATGGCCACAGCCTGGTAACAGCAGAGTAGAAAGATGCAGATACTAGGAGAAAAATTTAGCAAAGTTTGATCTAGAGCCCTTTCCTGTCAGCAGAAAGACTGGGATGGGAGCACAAGCTTGGCTGGGAGTCTTAAACACCAGCAATCCTCCAAACCGTGCATCTCCTTGGCCATCTGCCTCACTGGGTGAGCCAAACCACATTACCACCATCTCTCCCCAGATTTTCCCCACATTTTAGCTTATCTCTATTAAATCACCACTTCTGTGCATTCGCCAGGACCATGGCTCTTCCCAGAGAGCAACAAGACTCTTTGGCATGGGTCCAATTCCCCATGGGGGAGTCCAGAGCCAGGCAGCCTCACTGCTGCTCCTCATAGGCTCCAGCCTCCAGGAGAGTGACAGGGAGTGGTGTGGGAGGGTTGTGAAATGTTTATACTCCCCAAAATGTGCTATTTCAttctggacaaaaaaaaaaaaaaaaaaaaagaacagttgcTGGTGCTGCATCCAGAGAGGAACTACACCACAGAGCAACACCAGCACTGACAGCTCCACTCACCTGGGCCACATTCGCATGGGGGCTGAAAGACACCAGCATCCTTCTAGAGTGGAAACGTTCCCCTGCCCATCAGCATtgggaagcagagctgctgagtgGCTCTGGGATCAGCTGATGCGTAGGTGCAAGGAGATGGGTTTAACACCAAAGACAGCAAGGAAGAAGTTGTTCATAGACACAGGGAGGGACCTATTTCTTAGACCAGGAGACCTGCGAGCAGCTGGCCTGAGTGGAATGGAATAGatgaaatagcaaaaaaaaaaaaaaaaaaaaaaaaaaaaaaaaaaaggaagatccAGCCCATGTGAAGGTCTTGTCCACATCCAGCTACTGTGGGCCAGATCCTTCCCTGGTTGCATCTATAGAGCTCCTGGTTTCTCACTGGTCTTTGTGAGCTGGTCTTTGAACTGGTCCAACTAGCACCTGAGCATCTGTAAATTAGGCAAAAAGCTGTGTTTCCACTGGTGGTTTAGGCCCACCTGCCTGATTTGTTAGCAGCCCAACAGGCACCAGCTAGTACGGTGCGGTTCACTCCTTCCCCACTGTCCCTCACCTACCTATTCCTTGAGATCATCAAGTATCTTTTCCAGGTCAAGAACCAATATTTCTGAGCATTTAGCAATCAGCATGTGATGGAGTCAGGGTGGGATTTCAGCAACTGTAAATAGTAACACCTCAGAAACACATCTTAGTACAAATGATCCAAAAACAGACAGACCCGAATAGTTAAGCAGAACCAAAGCTATAGAGGAACATAAAAATATCCCTGGTGAGTGGTGGAGggtctgatttttttaagagtgaaCATTCCTAGCACACGTGTAATCCAAATGCTATCAAAAGGCAGCCTTTTGGTGGAGAAGCTGGATTTCTTCTGTCCTACATGCACATGTCCCACAGTGGGCTTGGAGGCAAAAGAGTGAAGAGAAAGCAACCATATTTTCTAGaactttgcttttctccagTCTGCAGGATTAGATGCTGAGTCAATATTCCCCCCCACTTGCAGAGCCTTCTGGCATGAGCACAGATGTCCCTCATGGCTTTGGACCTTGGAGACAACCTCTGGGAAACTGGTTTCAATCCAAGCAGTCCAAACAGCTGCCTCAGGCCTCTTGTTCCCTGTCCATGACCAGCTGAGCATAGGGGACAATAGAGCACCCAGAAGCTGTAGGCTGAAAGCTACCACAGATGATCTGGATGGAGCTAACTCATGGCCAAAAATCTTGctgttttcaattatttttgttacttctaTATTTCTATTCCCATTCCCAGTGCCACCTGGACTCCCAGCTGCTGCCGCAAAAGGATAGTCAGGAAAAGAGGGTGCTCTGAAATTATCTCTGTAGCAGCTCTGAAGCAGCAGGCTCTTTTTGCTGAAGATCTTATGAGTAAATCAGCAATGAGCTTGGAGTCTCTTCCTGCAATACTGAGGTTAACCATCCCACTGCCTCATTCTCTGCTTTGGTTATGATTGGCTTTTTGGTTGATTTCCTAAGGAAATTGCTTATATGCTGGTGTTGCAGATCAGATGCTCTGCTCACATGCTGCCACCCCCTGCACTCCCCATATTTGCCTTCCCCAGTCGCCAACCTTTCCCATGTCATGTGAGAAGTCCTGCAGGACTCTCATCACCGCTACATCTTctcttttgtcttcattttcttctttttgttatgTTCAGCACAGAGGCTCTCCAAGACAGTTTTAACTGGAGAAAACGAGATATGACTGCCTCCATGTTCAAAGCTGTGCTCAACATCTGGGGACGGCTCTGCTCAGCGGAGATCAGATGACAGCTGTTTTGTGGCTGTATACACTTTAAAACCAGGAAAGACAGGTCCCTTCTCCAGCTTGACCTTGCCTGTGGTACAGCAGGACATTACTTTGCAGAGACTGGCTCTTTGGCTAAAAGACACCATCCCAGGAGGTGTCAGGGCAGATTTGGCTTTAAAATTCATTGTTTGGAgatcaaaacttttttttttctcctctgagaaATCCTTCTGCACCCACCACTCTCATCCCATGacaagatatatatatatatatgaacatatgtatatatatatacatatatatgtatccCTACAGCTAGGGACATGCTATAATCTAGCTGCAAGCACTGACGGCAAAATGGAGCACGTCGGGGTGTTTCAGAGGCAACTCCAGCATGACCCGTGCTCCTGCTGTCATGCCCAGCCTCCACTTCAAAACAGAAGGTAGATAAGATATTGCCTGCTAATGGCTTCCCATCTAAATATTAGGACCTTCCCTCTCAACTAGTTTACTCTAAGCAACGACCCGCTAGCTAGGGTCATGGGGAATGGGAAACAGTGGGAGGTCCCCAGGTTTTATAAATGAGAGGGCTTCCCTGCGTAGACCCGGCCCTGGAGGCACCCAGGAGCCGAAGGCACTGATTGATGGCCCTGTGCAGGCCCATTGCAGGGCAACGGTGTTGGAGTGGCAGTGGGGAGGGATTACCCAGAGATTTAGCAGTTGGGGTGGGTTAAGAGCAATTTGTCAGGTGTCTGCTGTGAATCTCTGCGAAAAAGGCCAGGAGCCCGAAGTTGTTCGGCCCATGAGCTGGAAGAGAAAGTCTCAGTTGGTTGCAGTTGATGTAATTGTGGTTCAGATGCAGGTCCAGATGCCTCATACAGGCTCATGCATCAGCACAGGGTGGTGAGGGGTGGTGAGACGGAGGCTACCTCCAGCCACTGAACTGGTGGTTCCCACGAGCCTGTATGCATGGTGGCTCAGATCTAGCCACGGACAAGGCAGGATCCCTTCATTCTGGGTGTTGGCAACAACAAATCTGGGCTCCTCACATATGACAAAGCAgtcaaaaaagagaagatgaagatCAGGTCTTACCATGTGGCAGCTGCAGTCCCATGAAGTGTCTGTGGGAAAGGCTCTGTGCCCAGGGGATGGCCAGCTCACCGTTGAACCCCATCTCCACCCACACAACACGGctggcagaggaaagcagaCATGGGCAGTGATCCCTCTGTGCAcagcatctgatttttttctccaagcaaAGACAAAGGGAGGGTCTGGAAGGGGAAAATGCAATAGGCAAGTGGAAATGGTGGAATAATAGTGGAAATGTAACTAATTGTAACTAATACTAATGAAGGCCATGCTCGCAAGGCATCTCTGGTTTCAGGGAAATCTAGATGAACAGTTAAAGGCTCACTTTAGGACCACAGATCTGGGGTTGCAAAAGGCAAACCAGGACCTGGTGCTCCATAATCTGAGCCACAGAGAGGGGACCGTTTCGGAGTCACTGAGTGTGCCTGTTGTGCTGCTAGGACATCCTTGACTCAAGTCACTTCCCCCCTGTGATGGGGGAGAGGTAGAAGAGATGGGATGGCAGAGAGCCACCCTCACTGGCCGATGGAAACCATCACCCCAGCCAGAGCTTAGCAGAGAACGTGGAGCAAACCCTGGAAGGGTGGAAGAGACACAGGGCACTGGAAGGTGCCCTGAGAGGGCTTTGGTGGAGCCGAGGACCAGCCAAGATGTCCATCTCCCTCCTCGATGTCTCTGTTAGGCTCCATCTCAATTGTTTCCAAACACCTCAGTTTGGCTTGCAGTGAAGTGGGctgttctgctgtttgttttcatgtCGTGCTATGCTTTTCTCAAGTTTCTAAACAGAAGTCGCTTCCAATCcccaaatggaaaatattttctcttgaaattgTAAAATTCAAGCATTTCCATTGTGGCCATGCTCCCCCACCCCCGAAATCTTTCTGAGTGGATAAATCCATCCACAAAACCCCTTTGTTGCAAAAAAGTGTTCATATTGGCCTCAATAATAACTTCCCAAAGCCCCCCAAACCCACTTTGCACAAGCCATCTCCACAGAGGTTCCAGCAGGGCATGATCCTTCCCCGGATGCATCTATGCGGGCAGGACACATCCAGCCGGCTCTGCTCTGGTGCGGTGCCCTGCGATTCACACCCAGACTGGGCAGCAAAGCCCTGCGCTGCTCAGGCAGGATGAGACCTGTAAAATGGAAGAAGCTGAAGCCCCACTGCATGGCAAGATGGGAGTCATTCCTCCCAGCATCGTGGAGGCCTCCTGATAGGATTAAGAGTGAGCCAGCATCTGTTCAAggttatttattgctttttttaaagcagcgAGCTTTCTTGGAActtatttttgtcttattttggaGGCTGGTGTTGGGCTGGCATTATGGGAACATCCCAGCGTCAGCAGCACCCCTTCAGTGCCGGCCATGGCGACGTATGAGCGAACGTTTGTAGAGGGGCTGCATGCTTCAAGGGAGCCTGCAAGACACCCCAGCGCTGCGAAGGCTGTTTCCAAGGAAGGCTGGAGGAAGGATCTTAGGGTCAGATTCTGCACTTGCCACTGGCGGGGACCTGTTCTCCGCAACCAATACCACCATTTTCCAGGGCGGAGGGAGAgtagcagctgcttttgcaaacCACATGGGGCTGCGGTGGGCGAGCAGTGGTCCCGCAGGCTGGCCGCAAGCCCTGCCGCTCGTGCACGGGGCAAAGGCTTTTTAACTTCACCTGCCCGTGCAGAATAAGGGTGGGTGCAGCAGGGTTTAGGCCCTCAGTGAGCCCCGCAAGAGCCCCGCGGAGCATCCTTCCACAGGCCACTGCAGCCTGCCCACACCCGGACCGCCTGCACGAGCCCTTCTCTGAGCCGCCGGATCAGTGCAGCCTGTGGCGCGAGGACATGCCACGGCTAATGCActtttttggtcattttttaattttgcctcCATCTCTTTGCTCTGATGCAGTGCTGGCCAGGAGGAGCCCGCTCCCCAAAGCTGCCCCCACTGAGCGCAGGCAGCTGCACGTACCGCGGCATCCAGCTAGGGCTCACGCTGCTCTTTTTGCTTTCCACCAGGAAGAAACCCAGCACAtgatgttttctctcttttttttttttcccttttacaaGCTTGAAAACGCAGCCCTGGGCACTTTCGTGGGGGCAGCCTTCGGGATTCAAGCGAGTGCCCAGGCGCTTCCTGTGCTCACTGCAGCGAGCAGCCCAAGGTCTAGGGACTCCGTCCCTGGTGCTGCGGCTCTGGAACAGGACTGGCGAGGGGCGATGCAGCTGGCAAAGGAATGGggatttctcctcctttttggCCTCCTTTCTACAAGGTTCAGCCCCTTCCTCACGCCTTTGGAGGCAGCAGGGACAAGGAGGGACGTGCTGAGTTTGTAGCCAGGCGGGCGTGTGGCTGCAGGTGCACGTTTGGAGGCAGGCAGCACTCCTGCCCGTTGTGCCCGCGCCTGCTGACATGCACGCATGtgcgcttcccccccccccagccctgcatCCATACCTGTAGCTGTGCTCCCTGCGGCTCAGCAGCCTGCTGGCCTGGCACCAACGGAGCCACCAGTGGCTTTGATTTCGCTGCACATGTGTTTCTGGGGTGAGGGAAGAGGGGGAATTTGTGGGGGGTTTTGACCTGTTTAATAAAaacctttttaataaaaagcatgggtttttaataaaaagcatggCTTGCTGCTGGGCTGCTCAGCCTGCACTTCATTGTATGCATGCATGGTTCAACTCCAGGCTGGGGAGGTCCCCACCGTCCCTC
This sequence is a window from Rhea pennata isolate bPtePen1 chromosome 27, bPtePen1.pri, whole genome shotgun sequence. Protein-coding genes within it:
- the LOC134151772 gene encoding 4-galactosyl-N-acetylglucosaminide 3-alpha-L-fucosyltransferase FUT6-like; translation: MELMEGKKTSCKKLLTFMLSSFIFSFCLFISFRQFGTPEPQHDSSHLSTEIAPAENTSTPPGRMHKLTILLWTWPFGQRFNFRSCLEFYSTPDCHFTVNRSWYHKANAVIVHHRDVSWNTKQLVRATRIPSQRWIWFNLESPSHSANLGAMNNIFNLTMSYRRDSDIFSPYGELQLLRQPQPFSIPPKAKLVAWVVSNWRADSHRVKYYQQLKQHIAVDVYGQHHRPLAQDQLLSTVAQYKFYLAFENSQHEDYITEKVWRNALSAGTVPVVLGPPRHNYERFLPPDAFIHVDDFPSAQDLAQYLQDLNEDAERYQRYFQWRQWLKPVVTAGWATHLCRACQFLQTMESRYQVVPKLSECFNSLQTILDHSICWRV